One genomic region from Argentina anserina chromosome 2, drPotAnse1.1, whole genome shotgun sequence encodes:
- the LOC126783714 gene encoding cytochrome c oxidase assembly protein COX15-like has protein sequence MFRSRAVALFVKNNAKALYNVGGSRVSNDATFRLFSTGLARKCFPSFPKGNYVVSIRNMSTVASVGIKDKEGLKFLVNGGPRAQKMIGIWLFGSAAWVFSMVILGGATRLTRSGLSMTDWKFTGGLPPLSDEDWLVEFEKYKRSPEYKRVNKGMSIDDFKFIYWMEYAHRMWGRALGIMFVLPFSYFLRKGCITLQLGLRISTLLALGAGQGLIGWWMVKSGLEEPASEYAQPRVSPYRLAAHLTSAFAIYCGLLWTGLSVVMPEPPAESVAWVHSAAKVRRLALPVSLLVGVTAVSGAFVAGNDAGHAYNTFPKMGDRWIPEEVFDMEPLIRNFFENTSTVQLDHRILATATVLSIVALWLSTRKLDIHPAVRSLIGTTVGMAGLQVTLGISTLLSYVPVELGTAHQAGALTLFTLMILLNHIVRRPSPSLLKSLPQVAKTI, from the exons ATGTTTCGGAGCCGAGCGGTTGCGTTGTTTGTGAAGAACAATGCCAAGGCTCTCTACAATGTTGGGGGATCGAGGGTTTCGAATGATGCTACCTTCAGGCTGTTCTCTACTGGGCTCGCTAGGAAATGCTTCCCATCTTTCCCCAAG GGTAACTATGTGGTATCTATAAGGAACATGTCCACTGTGGCTTCAGTGGGCATCAAAGATAAGGAGGGATTGAAGTTCCTTGTAAATGGAGGACCTCGTGCCCAGAAAATGATTGGCATTTGGCTTTTTGGCTCTGCTGCGTGGGTATTTAGCATGGTCATACTTGGAGGTGCTACACGGCTAACCCGATCTGGTCTTTCAATGACTGATTGGAAATTTACTGGGGGGCTTCCACCTCTCTCGGATGAAGACTGGTTGGTGGAGTTCGAGAAGTACAAGCGATCCCCTGAATATAAGCG TGTAAATAAAGGGATGAGTATTGACGATTTCAAATTTATCTACTGGATGGAATATGCACATCGTATGTGGGGAAGGGCATTGGGTATTATGTTTGTTTTGCCATTCTCGTATTTTCTTCGTAAGGGGTGTATCACCTTACAACTTGGACTCAGGATTTCTACTCTTCTTGCCCTTGGTGCCGGGCAGGGTCTAATTGGTTGGTGGATGGTTAAAAGTGGTTTAGAG GAGCCAGCATCTGAGTATGCTCAACCAAGAGTAAGCCCTTACCGACTAGCAGCTCACCTTACCTCAGCCTTTGCTATATACTGTGGCCTTTTATGGACTGGTCTTTCTGTTGTCATGCCTGAACCACCTGCTGAATCTGTAGCCTGGGTTCATAGTGCTGCAAAAGTGAGGAGACTTGCTCTTCCTGTAAGCTTACTGGTTGGAGTTACTGCTGTCTCAGGAGCATTTGTGGCAGGGAATGATGCT GGACATGCTTATAATACTTTTCCCAAGATGGGGGACAGATGGATCCCCGAGGAAGTTTTTGACATGGAGCCACTTATCCGGAACTTTTTTGAGAATACATCTACCGTGCAG CTTGACCATCGTATCCTTGCAACTGCAACTGTATTATCAATTGTCGCTTTGTGGTTGTCAACAAGGAAGTTAGACATACATCCTGCAGTTCGATCACTGATTGGAACTACTGTTGGCATGGCTGGCCTTCAG GTCACACTGGGGATTTCAACACTTCTGTCATATGTACCTGTTGAGCTTGGCACCGCACATCAAGCTGGGGCATTGACTCTCTTCACACTTATGATCCTTCTCAATCACATTGTGAGGAGGCCATCACCATCCCTTCTCAAATCTCTACCTCAAGTAGCAAAGACTATATGA